The following proteins are encoded in a genomic region of Rickettsiales bacterium:
- a CDS encoding prepilin-type N-terminal cleavage/methylation domain-containing protein, which yields MIHGRNKHSGFTLMEMTVVIVIIGLLAGGVVAGQSLIKTSEIASVMTDVNRFRAAINAFDTQYNALPGDMSNASSYWSTANNGDGNGKINYNSGAWGSEEYYVWQHLQLANILPGTYGTSTATLPRSRLRDGYYRVSYQTGVYGKSAHMISLNKWNSATNLANTAILSPKDVYEMDRKYDDGSADTGRIMGFNEQGVPGCVTNDYTVGYGSYLNTSDAIKCKIFFLLDERDPKQSS from the coding sequence ATGATACACGGCAGGAACAAACATAGCGGTTTCACACTAATGGAAATGACGGTGGTGATCGTCATTATCGGCCTGCTGGCGGGAGGAGTGGTCGCCGGACAATCGTTGATTAAGACTTCGGAAATCGCCTCGGTCATGACGGATGTAAACCGGTTCCGCGCGGCGATCAACGCATTCGATACGCAATATAATGCGCTGCCGGGAGATATGTCTAACGCATCGAGCTACTGGTCTACTGCTAATAATGGCGATGGTAATGGGAAGATTAATTATAATAGCGGGGCTTGGGGAAGCGAGGAATATTATGTATGGCAGCATCTGCAGCTGGCTAATATCTTGCCCGGCACTTATGGCACTTCTACGGCAACCCTGCCGCGTTCGAGATTACGGGATGGCTATTACCGTGTTTCCTATCAGACCGGCGTCTACGGCAAAAGCGCGCATATGATTTCTCTGAACAAATGGAACTCAGCAACAAACCTTGCCAACACAGCGATATTATCGCCCAAGGATGTCTATGAAATGGATAGGAAGTACGATGACGGTTCAGCCGATACGGGACGTATCATGGGCTTTAACGAGCAGGGCGTGCCGGGCTGTGTGACAAACGATTACACGGTAGGCTACGGAAGCTACCTGAACACGAGCGATGCAATCAAATGCAAGATATTCTTCCTGCTCGATGAAAGAGACCCCAAGCAATCATCCTAG
- a CDS encoding shikimate kinase, with protein sequence MSDNNTIKENRNPLGLARPIVLVGLMGAGKSTIGRRLASELGLRFVDSDNEIAEAAECSISDIFAIYGETIFRDLEKRVILRLLGSEPIILATGGGAFMNPQIREAVKEHGLSIWLRADIDVLLERVSRRNTRPLLENGDKRAILMRLKAEREPVYGTADMVVDNDIGDHDKVVANIMEMLKGKYLV encoded by the coding sequence ATGAGCGATAATAACACAATAAAAGAAAACCGCAATCCGCTTGGGCTCGCCCGGCCGATCGTGCTGGTCGGGCTGATGGGAGCGGGGAAATCCACCATCGGACGCAGGCTGGCTTCTGAACTCGGCCTGCGCTTTGTAGATTCCGACAATGAGATCGCTGAAGCGGCCGAATGCAGCATTTCCGACATTTTTGCCATTTACGGGGAAACGATTTTTCGTGACCTGGAAAAACGCGTCATTTTGCGCCTGCTGGGCAGCGAGCCCATTATTCTGGCCACCGGCGGCGGCGCATTCATGAATCCGCAGATCCGCGAGGCGGTGAAAGAACACGGGCTTTCCATCTGGCTGCGCGCCGATATCGATGTGCTGCTGGAGCGCGTCTCGCGCCGCAATACGCGCCCGCTACTGGAAAACGGGGATAAACGCGCCATTCTCATGCGCCTGAAAGCGGAGCGCGAGCCGGTCTATGGCACTGCCGACATGGTCGTGGATAACGACATCGGCGATCACGATAAGGTCGTGGCTAACATTATGGAAATGCTGAAAGGAAAATATCTGGTATGA
- a CDS encoding DMT family transporter — protein sequence MQAPRLGVIVALTTAIIFGAHTPAERAVYAEGGNVALVMIATTFARAFVLVLYCLVRGRKLFARREDVIQAFWGGLCQAISVFALFCALVYLPAPVVIIICFTHTLMLLFFMAWRKEVALDTPTVLVTLSTLAGLVFVLDITHQDAPGSWLGIGLAFLSAAMAAARLYLYGHQMKERSPAVVGAENFIFALLFATLSLAFMPAPHLPSMLGTAWLGVACLALAFGTFCMFYGISLLGAFRYSLFAKTEPIFTAFYSLIFLHEVLKPQQYIGIAVVVGSLTLYMLRKEQKT from the coding sequence ATGCAGGCACCCCGCCTCGGGGTGATCGTAGCCTTGACGACGGCCATCATTTTCGGCGCCCATACGCCTGCCGAACGCGCAGTCTACGCGGAAGGCGGAAATGTAGCGCTGGTGATGATCGCAACGACGTTTGCGCGCGCTTTCGTATTGGTGCTCTATTGTCTGGTGCGCGGCAGGAAACTCTTTGCCCGGCGAGAGGATGTCATTCAAGCCTTCTGGGGCGGCCTGTGCCAGGCGATCTCGGTATTCGCTTTATTCTGCGCACTGGTCTACCTTCCCGCGCCGGTCGTGATCATTATCTGTTTTACCCATACGCTGATGCTGCTGTTCTTTATGGCGTGGCGTAAAGAAGTGGCGCTTGATACTCCCACCGTGCTCGTAACACTCAGCACGCTGGCGGGGCTGGTGTTCGTGCTGGATATCACGCATCAGGATGCGCCCGGGAGCTGGCTTGGCATAGGGCTCGCATTTCTTTCCGCGGCGATGGCTGCCGCCCGTTTATACCTGTATGGCCACCAGATGAAAGAGCGCAGCCCTGCTGTGGTCGGCGCGGAGAATTTCATATTCGCGTTGTTATTTGCAACCCTGTCGCTGGCTTTCATGCCTGCACCGCACTTGCCCTCCATGCTCGGCACGGCGTGGCTGGGCGTGGCCTGCCTGGCGCTGGCATTCGGCACTTTCTGTATGTTTTACGGCATCTCGCTGCTCGGCGCATTCCGCTACAGCCTGTTTGCTAAGACGGAGCCGATTTTTACCGCCTTTTATTCCCTCATCTTCCTGCATGAAGTGCTGAAGCCACAGCAATATATCGGGATTGCCGTCGTTGTCGGGAGCCTGACGCTTTATATGCTGAGGAAAGAGCAAAAAACCTGA
- a CDS encoding alkaline phosphatase family protein has translation MENIEHVVVVMMENRSFDNLLGWLYADVNNQPPINIPEQSPTTFEGLSIDGFFNLDHDGRKYFACRPTTSWLSSKNPNTVPSPDPHEEFDFITEQIFGMASPTPDIKPTMCGFLKNYATTAAGGQSAAQIMQTYGPDQANVINDLARNFAVCDGWFASVPSQTWPNRGFVHTGSSDGHVNNDNYQLYDIETIFNVLQKQGKSWNIFHNSTLIPSLTYGQFLPRLALLNNHFYHYDEFKARCAAASNAAPNQKLPSYSFVEPRFVPEMEPLHTEISYPNDYHPPHNICRGEQFLADVYEAVRTSPYRDKILLVITFDEHGGCYDHVAPPSGAAAPEPGPISRDGRFKFDRFGVRVPAIVISSYIKPGTVFRAEAGKTPYDHTSILATLRDWLKLDPFLPSPRIKAAPTLDKVLTLSEKDKRDWPQITAQCTIGDDDESTDIKLSSVQKSLIATAIRKEQGQHADTVQQQAETEQQLQGIETYQHALDFQQEV, from the coding sequence ATGGAAAATATTGAACATGTCGTTGTCGTGATGATGGAGAACCGCTCGTTCGACAATCTGCTGGGCTGGCTCTATGCGGATGTGAACAATCAGCCGCCGATCAACATTCCTGAGCAATCTCCTACGACATTTGAGGGGCTTTCAATAGACGGTTTTTTCAATCTGGACCATGACGGCCGCAAATATTTCGCTTGCCGCCCCACTACGAGCTGGCTGTCCTCCAAAAACCCCAACACCGTTCCTTCACCGGACCCGCATGAGGAGTTTGATTTTATCACGGAACAGATTTTCGGCATGGCTTCACCCACGCCGGATATAAAACCGACCATGTGCGGGTTCCTGAAGAATTATGCCACTACGGCGGCAGGCGGGCAATCCGCTGCGCAAATTATGCAGACCTACGGGCCCGATCAGGCCAATGTAATTAACGATCTGGCGCGGAATTTTGCGGTGTGCGACGGCTGGTTCGCGTCTGTCCCCTCCCAGACCTGGCCCAATCGCGGCTTCGTGCATACCGGTTCTTCCGACGGGCATGTGAATAACGACAACTATCAGCTATACGATATCGAGACGATCTTCAACGTCCTGCAGAAGCAAGGCAAGAGCTGGAATATCTTTCATAACAGCACGCTGATTCCGTCGCTCACTTACGGGCAGTTCCTGCCGCGTCTGGCGTTGCTGAACAATCATTTCTATCATTATGACGAATTCAAGGCACGTTGCGCCGCTGCCTCTAATGCTGCTCCAAATCAGAAGCTGCCTTCCTATTCATTTGTGGAACCGCGCTTCGTGCCGGAAATGGAGCCGCTGCATACTGAAATCAGTTACCCGAATGATTACCATCCGCCGCATAATATCTGCCGTGGTGAGCAGTTCCTGGCGGATGTGTATGAAGCCGTGCGCACAAGCCCTTACCGGGATAAGATTCTATTGGTTATTACGTTTGATGAGCATGGAGGCTGTTACGATCACGTTGCGCCGCCGTCAGGTGCAGCCGCACCCGAACCGGGCCCGATTTCGCGCGATGGCAGGTTCAAGTTCGACCGTTTCGGCGTACGCGTGCCCGCAATCGTGATTTCATCCTATATTAAACCCGGAACGGTATTCCGTGCGGAAGCAGGTAAAACACCTTACGATCACACCTCGATTCTTGCGACCCTGCGTGACTGGCTGAAGCTGGATCCGTTCCTTCCAAGCCCGCGTATTAAGGCAGCTCCGACACTGGACAAGGTACTGACATTGTCCGAGAAGGATAAGCGCGACTGGCCGCAGATTACCGCTCAGTGCACGATTGGTGACGACGATGAGTCCACGGATATTAAATTAAGCAGCGTACAAAAAAGCCTGATTGCGACAGCCATCCGCAAGGAGCAAGGCCAGCATGCAGATACAGTGCAGCAGCAGGCAGAGACTGAGCAACAGTTGCAAGGTATAGAGACCTATCAGCACGCGTTGGATTTTCAACAAGAGGTTTAA
- the aroB gene encoding 3-dehydroquinate synthase, giving the protein MTSSLRVELGSRSYDIAIGEGLIGRAGELMSPLLKRKKTIIICDDTVAKLYLETLQASLTAQGITHNAVVLPHGEQTKSFSELEKLMEKLLDFAPDRNVTLIALGGGVIGDITGFAASILLRGVDFIQIPTTLLAQVDSSVGGKTGINTRHGKNLIGSFYQPRLVIADTAALLTLPRRELLAGYAEVVKYGVICDRQFFTWLEENGEQALAGDTQKLAHIVRASCKSKAEVVACDERESGVRAILNFGHTLGHALEAETGYSDKLLHGEAVSVGMMLAMKLSVMRGLSTDKDLERLKNHLAKAGMPAVLSDVKQTFDAEKLIEHCYHDKKAKDGGLTFVLAKGIGKTVICDDITRQELQQLLVNA; this is encoded by the coding sequence ATGACGTCTTCGCTACGCGTTGAGCTGGGCTCGCGCAGTTATGATATCGCTATTGGCGAAGGGTTGATCGGCCGTGCAGGCGAACTGATGTCGCCATTGCTAAAACGCAAGAAAACCATCATTATCTGCGACGATACCGTGGCTAAACTCTATCTGGAAACGTTGCAGGCATCGCTGACGGCGCAGGGTATCACCCATAACGCAGTGGTGCTGCCGCATGGGGAGCAGACCAAAAGCTTCTCCGAGCTGGAAAAACTCATGGAGAAGCTGCTGGATTTCGCACCCGACCGCAACGTGACGCTGATCGCACTGGGTGGCGGGGTGATTGGAGATATTACGGGCTTTGCAGCGAGCATCCTGCTGCGCGGGGTGGATTTTATCCAGATCCCAACGACATTGCTTGCGCAGGTGGATAGCTCCGTCGGCGGCAAGACCGGCATCAACACGCGTCATGGCAAGAACCTCATCGGCTCGTTCTACCAGCCGCGCCTTGTCATCGCGGATACAGCTGCGCTATTGACGCTGCCAAGGCGCGAATTACTAGCCGGATATGCAGAAGTGGTCAAATACGGTGTCATCTGCGACCGCCAGTTCTTCACCTGGCTTGAGGAAAATGGCGAGCAGGCGCTTGCGGGCGATACGCAGAAGCTTGCCCATATCGTGCGTGCAAGCTGCAAGAGCAAGGCGGAAGTCGTGGCGTGCGACGAGCGCGAATCCGGCGTCCGCGCTATTTTGAATTTCGGCCATACGCTCGGCCATGCGCTGGAAGCCGAAACGGGCTATAGCGATAAATTACTGCATGGCGAGGCGGTTTCGGTCGGCATGATGCTGGCCATGAAACTTTCTGTAATGCGTGGTTTGAGTACAGATAAGGATCTGGAACGGCTTAAGAATCACCTGGCAAAGGCCGGTATGCCTGCTGTGCTTTCGGATGTGAAACAAACCTTTGATGCTGAAAAACTCATCGAACACTGCTATCATGACAAGAAGGCGAAAGATGGCGGACTAACATTCGTACTCGCCAAAGGCATCGGCAAAACCGTCATCTGCGACGATATAACACGGCAGGAATTGCAACAGTTACTGGTGAATGCTTAA
- a CDS encoding transglycosylase domain-containing protein, which produces MRRAFAIASVCLLVPAVMLAVATWMAVKPLDAGALNDFSAQTHFDVVDRSGAPLAVSYRNALNDSSILPLYSVPSLLQQAFIAAEDKRFFSHHGVDWLARLAAVRQDIKALHGVRGASTITEQVVRILHPRPRTLWSRWVEGFEAMSLERHAAKAQILEFYLNQVPYAANRRGIVQAARYYFNREVATLTPKEMLALAVLPRAPSAYDLYAHPGKITPALLRLATAMHLPEEETASGAFALGKPALPVSADHFVSYIRQNVAASPGKLTTTLDAHIQQQAQQTLDALLRGMKRKQAHNAAAMIVDHETGEILAWVTAGDSQQAIDAVLTPRQPGSSMKPLLYALALDSGWTAATIIPDEPITQEINDGMHRFRNYSHTYYGKVTLREALGNSLNIPAIHTIDHVGVARYLATLHRLGMESLTQPADFYDEGLALGDGEVTLFEMMQAYAALAHRGVFRPLTALLDSPYARPNERIYSEEAASLIGNILSDPWAKRLEFGTGSMLNLPVQTAAKTGTSTDYHDAWAMGYNSHYVVGIWMGNLDGKPMDGVTGSSGPAIALRSIFAALTERIPTAPLYLSPRLVKHDICTQAHDGSRGCFMHSEYFIAGTEPTAAAPIVSTAPHPALVRPVDGLYLAYDPRVPANKQAFEFVAQGISPGQQAGWKLNGKTVAVTDNGHYLWPLQRGDYQLVLEVAESGGGQMQPVDTVSFHVK; this is translated from the coding sequence ATGCGCCGCGCATTTGCGATAGCGAGCGTCTGCCTGCTGGTTCCGGCAGTAATGCTGGCAGTGGCCACATGGATGGCTGTGAAGCCTCTTGATGCCGGAGCGCTTAATGACTTTTCCGCACAGACACATTTCGATGTCGTAGATCGCAGCGGCGCGCCACTAGCCGTATCTTACCGCAATGCGCTGAATGATTCTTCTATCCTGCCGCTTTATTCCGTGCCTTCCTTGCTGCAGCAGGCTTTCATTGCCGCAGAAGACAAACGCTTCTTCTCGCATCATGGCGTGGACTGGCTCGCACGGCTTGCCGCCGTCCGGCAGGACATCAAGGCGCTGCACGGCGTACGCGGCGCCAGCACAATCACCGAACAGGTGGTGCGCATCCTGCATCCACGCCCACGGACGTTATGGTCGCGCTGGGTGGAAGGATTCGAGGCGATGTCTCTGGAACGCCATGCGGCAAAAGCGCAGATACTGGAATTCTACCTGAATCAGGTACCTTACGCCGCCAATCGCCGTGGCATCGTGCAGGCAGCGCGTTATTATTTCAACCGCGAAGTGGCAACACTCACGCCGAAAGAAATGCTGGCACTTGCTGTGCTGCCGCGCGCACCCTCGGCTTATGATCTTTATGCGCATCCGGGTAAGATTACACCCGCTCTCCTGCGGCTGGCCACAGCGATGCATCTGCCGGAGGAGGAAACAGCTTCCGGTGCATTCGCCCTCGGCAAACCTGCACTGCCGGTCAGCGCAGATCACTTTGTCTCTTACATACGGCAGAATGTAGCAGCCTCTCCCGGCAAACTTACTACCACGCTCGATGCGCATATTCAGCAGCAGGCACAGCAGACGCTGGATGCACTCTTGCGCGGTATGAAGCGCAAGCAGGCGCATAATGCAGCGGCTATGATCGTGGACCATGAAACAGGGGAAATCCTTGCCTGGGTAACGGCGGGCGACAGTCAGCAGGCAATTGACGCCGTGCTTACACCGCGCCAACCGGGTTCCTCCATGAAGCCGCTGCTTTATGCGCTGGCGCTTGATTCCGGCTGGACCGCTGCCACCATTATTCCGGATGAACCGATCACGCAGGAAATCAATGACGGAATGCATCGCTTCCGCAATTACAGCCATACTTATTACGGTAAGGTGACGCTGCGCGAGGCGCTCGGCAATTCGCTCAATATTCCCGCCATTCATACGATAGACCATGTGGGCGTTGCCCGTTATCTTGCTACCCTGCACAGGCTCGGCATGGAAAGCCTTACGCAGCCTGCTGATTTTTACGATGAAGGCCTCGCGCTCGGTGACGGCGAAGTTACACTTTTCGAGATGATGCAGGCCTATGCGGCGCTTGCACATCGCGGCGTATTCCGTCCACTAACCGCACTGCTCGATTCTCCTTATGCACGGCCCAATGAACGTATTTATTCAGAGGAAGCAGCATCGCTGATTGGTAATATTCTTTCCGACCCGTGGGCAAAGCGCTTGGAATTCGGCACGGGCAGCATGCTGAACCTGCCGGTACAGACCGCTGCGAAAACAGGCACCTCTACGGATTATCACGATGCCTGGGCAATGGGGTATAATTCGCATTATGTGGTGGGTATTTGGATGGGCAATCTCGACGGCAAACCGATGGACGGCGTCACCGGCTCTTCCGGCCCTGCGATTGCGCTTCGCAGCATATTCGCCGCGTTAACAGAACGCATTCCCACCGCGCCGCTTTACTTAAGCCCTCGCCTCGTGAAGCATGATATTTGCACACAAGCGCATGACGGCAGCCGCGGGTGTTTCATGCACTCGGAATATTTTATTGCTGGCACGGAGCCTACCGCTGCTGCGCCAATCGTCTCCACCGCGCCCCACCCTGCGCTGGTGCGTCCCGTCGATGGGCTTTACCTTGCATATGATCCGCGCGTACCTGCCAACAAGCAGGCATTTGAATTTGTCGCCCAAGGCATTTCGCCCGGACAACAGGCAGGCTGGAAGCTCAATGGCAAAACGGTGGCCGTGACTGACAACGGACATTATCTCTGGCCGCTGCAACGCGGTGATTATCAGCTGGTGCTGGAGGTGGCAGAGAGCGGCGGCGGCCAGATGCAACCGGTCGATACAGTGTCATTTCATGTGAAATAG
- a CDS encoding DUF423 domain-containing protein — translation MLIQERGWRSIAALNGLMAVIMGAVAAHAVHESLPALFMEKASRYQLIHAVVLLWLADKLPKRMVQARLAFLAGIVLFCGSLYIRALTGWSDITLLAPAGGICLMAGWLLIVLA, via the coding sequence ATGTTGATTCAGGAACGCGGATGGCGCAGCATCGCTGCGCTTAACGGGCTGATGGCCGTCATTATGGGCGCTGTTGCGGCACATGCCGTGCATGAATCCCTGCCCGCTTTATTCATGGAAAAAGCCTCACGCTACCAGCTTATTCACGCGGTGGTGCTGCTATGGCTTGCGGATAAGCTGCCTAAACGAATGGTGCAGGCACGGCTGGCTTTTCTTGCCGGAATCGTGCTGTTCTGCGGCTCGCTCTATATCCGGGCGCTCACGGGCTGGAGCGACATCACCTTGCTTGCACCTGCGGGCGGTATCTGCCTTATGGCCGGGTGGCTGCTGATTGTGCTGGCGTAA